In Pedobacter sp. W3I1, one DNA window encodes the following:
- a CDS encoding polysaccharide lyase — MRTRNSIFSIIALCGIGNVAFAQYPVIPETMEKKADSLLKSIEEKSELQFLKVKHIVDEEAKHGKPYIPWAAKPGDLPQAKTVAFPGAEGGGAYSFGGRGGKVYVVTSLEDSGAGTLREACEQGGARIIVFNVSGIIRLKTPLIIRAPYITIAGQSAPGDGVCVAGESVWINTHDVIIRYMRFRRGATDVTRRDDAIGGNPVGNIIIDHVSASWGLDENMSIYRHVYDKKDGSKPEKLPTVNVTIQNSIFSEALDTYNHAFGSTIGGLNSTFVRNLWASNISRNPSVGMYGDFGFANNVIFNWWNRSADGGDNASFYSFINNYYKPGPITPAGEPISYRILKPESGRDKKFSNEFGKAYVTGNIIEGNEKVTKNNWDGGVQPESKRDKQKLLDSIKVDKPLPMAKISIIDTKKAYDYVLANAGASLPVRDAVDQRMIKQVSTGKIEHIEDGKLPAKQSYVKRRLPADSYKKGIISDIAQVGGYPEYKGKPYLDTDGDGIPDSWETKNGLNPKDAKDATKTSKSGYANIEVYLNSLVDVNKVRPSKG; from the coding sequence ATGCGCACCCGGAACTCAATTTTTAGCATAATTGCTTTATGCGGTATTGGAAATGTTGCTTTTGCACAGTATCCTGTTATCCCTGAAACAATGGAAAAGAAAGCCGATTCACTTTTAAAAAGCATTGAAGAAAAATCGGAACTGCAATTTTTAAAAGTAAAACACATTGTAGATGAAGAGGCAAAACATGGCAAACCTTATATTCCATGGGCAGCTAAACCAGGTGATTTACCACAGGCTAAAACAGTGGCCTTTCCTGGTGCCGAAGGTGGCGGTGCTTATTCTTTTGGAGGCCGGGGTGGGAAAGTTTATGTAGTAACCAGTCTTGAAGATTCTGGTGCCGGAACATTACGTGAGGCTTGCGAACAAGGTGGAGCAAGAATTATCGTTTTTAACGTTTCAGGCATTATCAGATTAAAAACACCGCTGATTATCCGTGCACCTTATATCACAATTGCTGGTCAAAGTGCACCAGGCGACGGGGTTTGTGTGGCTGGCGAATCAGTTTGGATTAATACACATGATGTGATCATCCGTTATATGCGTTTCCGTCGTGGTGCAACTGATGTTACCCGTAGAGATGATGCCATTGGCGGAAATCCTGTCGGAAACATCATTATCGACCACGTTTCGGCCAGTTGGGGCTTAGATGAAAACATGTCTATCTATCGCCATGTTTATGATAAAAAAGACGGCTCTAAACCGGAGAAATTACCAACGGTAAACGTGACCATTCAAAATTCAATCTTTTCTGAGGCTTTGGATACCTATAACCATGCTTTCGGTAGCACCATTGGAGGCCTAAATTCAACTTTCGTCCGTAACCTTTGGGCATCAAACATAAGTCGCAATCCATCTGTGGGCATGTACGGCGATTTTGGTTTTGCCAATAACGTGATCTTCAACTGGTGGAACAGAAGTGCCGATGGCGGCGATAATGCCTCTTTTTATAGTTTCATTAATAACTATTATAAACCAGGGCCAATTACACCTGCAGGCGAACCAATTTCTTATCGTATCTTAAAGCCAGAGTCGGGTAGGGATAAAAAGTTTTCGAATGAATTTGGTAAAGCTTATGTAACGGGAAACATTATTGAAGGAAATGAAAAAGTAACTAAAAATAATTGGGATGGTGGCGTTCAACCTGAAAGCAAAAGAGATAAACAAAAACTATTAGATTCGATAAAAGTAGATAAACCTTTGCCTATGGCTAAAATCTCCATCATCGATACCAAAAAAGCTTATGATTATGTGCTGGCTAATGCAGGTGCATCTTTACCCGTTCGCGATGCTGTTGATCAACGAATGATTAAACAGGTTAGCACCGGTAAAATTGAGCATATTGAAGATGGTAAATTGCCTGCTAAACAAAGTTATGTAAAACGCCGTTTACCTGCCGATTCATATAAAAAAGGAATCATTTCTGATATTGCACAAGTGGGTGGTTATCCTGAATATAAAGGGAAACCCTATTTAGATACAGATGGGGACGGAATACCGGATAGCTGGGAAACCAAAAACGGACTTAACCCTAAAGATGCTAAAGACGCCACAAAGACGTCGAAATCAGGTTATGCCAATATCGAAGTTTATTTAAATAGTTTGGTTGATGTGAATAAAGTTAGACCTTCGAAAGGTTAA
- a CDS encoding polysaccharide lyase family 1 protein: MKKNFLNLLCTTALIFSANYTFAQYPNIPANIKKSSDSMMKEAYHQSDIAWEKAKPIIAKEAGEGKPYIPWAGRPTDLPQSKLLAFPGAEGGGAYSFGGHGGRVIVVKNLNDSGPGSLRDACEQGGARIVVFNVAGIIRLKTPLIIRAPYITIAGQTAPGDGVCVAGESVWLNTHDVIVRFMRFRRGETFVGRRDDAIGGNPVGNIMIDHVSASWGLDENMSMYRHMYNDSTGKTEEKLGTVNITIQNSIFSEALDYWNHAFGSTLGGENCAFVRNLWADNGARNPSIGWNGIFNFANNVVFNWNNRSTDGGDYTAQFNIINNYYKPGPVTELKDPISYRILKPESGRSKLPYVVFGRAYVAGNIIDGNEKVTKDNWDGGVQLEDKKGSLMSFEAASKYFAAMKAKDPFPMPKISIIPTLQAKAYVLANAGATLPKRDPVDTRVIKQVATGKIEVHPNAKPSAFQFEHRRLPGDSYKQGIITEVSQVGGYPEYKGTPYKDSDDDGMPDAYELKNGLNPKDASDAAKITKSGYSNIEVYLNSVVPVSIVKPS, from the coding sequence ATGAAAAAGAATTTTTTAAATTTGTTGTGTACAACAGCATTAATTTTCTCCGCAAATTATACATTTGCCCAATACCCGAATATTCCGGCCAACATCAAAAAATCTTCCGATTCGATGATGAAAGAAGCTTATCACCAGTCTGATATAGCCTGGGAAAAGGCCAAGCCTATTATCGCAAAAGAAGCGGGTGAGGGCAAGCCATACATTCCTTGGGCGGGTAGGCCTACCGATCTGCCTCAATCTAAATTATTAGCATTTCCTGGCGCAGAAGGCGGTGGTGCATATAGTTTTGGTGGTCACGGTGGTAGAGTAATTGTTGTTAAAAATTTAAACGATAGTGGTCCTGGCTCTTTACGTGATGCCTGTGAACAAGGTGGGGCCAGGATTGTTGTTTTCAATGTTGCCGGAATCATCAGATTAAAAACACCATTAATCATCCGTGCCCCTTATATTACCATTGCAGGCCAAACCGCACCTGGTGACGGTGTTTGTGTAGCTGGCGAATCGGTTTGGTTAAATACACATGATGTGATTGTTCGTTTTATGCGTTTCAGAAGAGGTGAAACTTTTGTGGGTCGTCGCGATGATGCCATTGGTGGAAATCCGGTTGGAAACATCATGATTGACCACGTTTCGGCAAGTTGGGGTTTAGATGAAAATATGTCGATGTACCGCCACATGTATAACGATAGTACTGGTAAAACCGAAGAAAAATTAGGAACGGTTAACATCACTATACAAAACTCTATATTTTCTGAAGCTTTAGATTATTGGAACCATGCTTTTGGCAGTACCTTAGGTGGCGAAAACTGCGCCTTTGTGCGTAACCTTTGGGCCGATAACGGTGCCCGTAACCCATCAATAGGATGGAACGGCATTTTTAACTTCGCTAATAACGTGGTGTTTAACTGGAACAACCGCTCTACAGATGGTGGAGATTATACCGCACAATTTAATATCATCAACAACTACTACAAACCAGGTCCGGTTACTGAATTAAAAGATCCCATCAGTTATCGCATCTTAAAACCAGAATCTGGCCGCAGTAAATTACCTTATGTTGTTTTCGGACGTGCTTATGTGGCAGGGAATATCATCGATGGCAACGAAAAAGTAACTAAAGACAACTGGGATGGGGGCGTGCAGTTAGAAGATAAAAAAGGGAGCCTCATGTCGTTTGAAGCTGCAAGTAAATATTTTGCGGCGATGAAAGCAAAAGATCCATTCCCGATGCCGAAAATCAGCATCATACCAACCTTACAAGCAAAAGCGTATGTATTGGCAAATGCGGGTGCAACCTTACCAAAAAGAGATCCGGTTGATACCCGTGTAATTAAACAGGTAGCCACCGGAAAAATTGAAGTTCATCCTAACGCTAAACCATCTGCATTTCAATTCGAACACCGCAGATTACCTGGCGATTCTTACAAGCAAGGTATCATTACAGAAGTTTCTCAGGTTGGAGGTTATCCGGAATATAAAGGAACGCCATATAAAGATAGTGACGATGACGGCATGCCAGATGCGTATGAACTGAAAAATGGCTTGAACCCTAAAGATGCATCTGATGCAGCAAAAATCACTAAAAGTGGTTATTCGAACATCGAAGTATATTTAAATAGTGTGGTTCCAGTTTCAATTGTAAAACCTAGCTAA
- a CDS encoding RagB/SusD family nutrient uptake outer membrane protein, whose amino-acid sequence MKKYYIIIISFCTASLMFTSCKKVLEKQDLGSFTADQVYNDSTTTKLSIDYIYSQNQPSWFGNVGGLSASVSSLSDEQFGDNVFVKGTATSESVTDLGASNTAGNYFKIRSINMFIRDVNAGTMDPAVKKRFIAQAYFWRAFRYFELVKLYGGVPLVLIPLDAVGEDAKKAALIPRSSTTETFAQISSDLDTCIKYLPITWPKNDDYGRITKGAAQAYKGRVLLTFASPQFNPANDGLRWQNAYKANTDAINTLSANGFGLYAKFDATMWTTEGSNGGSRPRNPEAVLATLYNTGTTDIGQNNNSYPNASVPKYIGTTGGSNLPTWDMARAFPMKDGKDTLTSKYAYSTATFYKNRDPRFDQTIAYNGCNWPLAGNPAYRLWTYYFTRLNATTKKEELASTESAATGSGLYLRKGIDPALTLANFINAGTDWLEIRYAEVLLNQAECAAEIGNTGQSQEAYANLINIRKRAGIEPGTDGLYGLSAGMNSIQLVNTVMKERQIELAFEGKRFWDLRRRKLLESTLNGKRRMGITITLKNTLAYTDYITGTRDASANTDLDALYAASFTVKTKSQDTYNIAYQPATYFFGIPTVSLQNNVNLKQNNTWGGPFDPLK is encoded by the coding sequence ATGAAAAAGTATTATATTATAATTATAAGTTTTTGTACAGCATCATTGATGTTTACAAGTTGTAAAAAGGTTCTTGAAAAACAAGATCTGGGAAGTTTTACAGCTGATCAGGTATATAATGATTCTACCACCACAAAATTAAGCATTGATTATATTTACAGCCAAAATCAGCCTTCCTGGTTTGGTAACGTAGGTGGCTTAAGTGCTTCGGTAAGTAGTTTATCTGATGAGCAATTTGGAGATAACGTATTTGTTAAAGGAACAGCCACATCAGAATCGGTTACCGATTTGGGAGCTAGCAATACTGCTGGTAACTACTTTAAGATCAGAAGCATTAATATGTTTATCAGGGATGTTAATGCTGGCACAATGGATCCTGCTGTAAAAAAGAGATTTATTGCACAAGCTTATTTTTGGAGAGCATTCAGGTATTTCGAATTGGTAAAACTTTACGGTGGAGTACCATTGGTTTTAATACCATTGGATGCTGTTGGCGAGGATGCTAAAAAAGCAGCGCTGATTCCCAGAAGTTCAACAACCGAAACCTTTGCACAGATTTCAAGTGATTTAGATACCTGTATTAAATATTTACCGATTACCTGGCCAAAAAATGATGATTATGGACGTATCACAAAAGGGGCTGCCCAAGCATATAAAGGAAGGGTTTTGTTGACTTTTGCGAGTCCACAATTTAATCCGGCTAACGATGGCTTGAGGTGGCAAAATGCATACAAAGCTAACACAGATGCCATAAATACTTTGTCTGCCAATGGATTTGGTTTATATGCGAAATTTGATGCAACCATGTGGACCACCGAAGGATCTAATGGAGGAAGTCGCCCCCGCAATCCTGAAGCTGTTCTTGCAACACTCTACAATACCGGAACAACAGATATTGGACAAAATAACAACTCTTATCCCAACGCCAGCGTTCCGAAGTATATTGGTACAACAGGTGGATCAAATTTACCTACATGGGATATGGCAAGAGCTTTTCCTATGAAAGATGGTAAGGATACCCTAACTTCAAAGTATGCTTACAGTACTGCAACATTTTACAAAAACCGCGATCCAAGATTTGATCAAACCATAGCTTATAATGGTTGTAATTGGCCGCTAGCCGGAAATCCTGCCTATCGTTTATGGACTTACTATTTTACAAGATTAAATGCTACAACAAAAAAAGAAGAATTGGCTTCAACTGAGAGTGCGGCAACTGGTAGTGGCTTATACTTGAGAAAAGGAATCGATCCAGCTTTAACTTTAGCGAATTTTATAAATGCAGGAACTGATTGGTTAGAAATACGTTATGCTGAGGTTTTGCTTAATCAAGCAGAATGTGCTGCTGAGATCGGTAATACAGGACAATCACAAGAGGCATATGCTAATTTGATCAATATTAGAAAAAGAGCAGGAATTGAGCCTGGCACTGATGGTTTATATGGTTTATCTGCAGGAATGAATAGCATTCAATTAGTAAATACCGTAATGAAAGAAAGACAAATAGAGTTGGCTTTTGAAGGAAAACGTTTTTGGGATTTACGTCGGCGCAAACTATTAGAAAGTACGTTAAACGGTAAAAGGAGAATGGGTATCACAATAACTTTGAAGAATACCCTAGCATATACCGACTATATAACTGGTACAAGAGATGCGTCAGCCAATACAGACTTAGATGCGTTATACGCTGCAAGTTTTACTGTTAAAACAAAAAGCCAGGACACTTATAATATTGCTTATCAGCCAGCAACCTACTTTTTTGGTATCCCTACGGTATCACTTCAAAACAATGTTAATCTAAAACAAAATAACACTTGGGGTGGGCCATTCGATCCGTTAAAATAG